In Nocardia sp. NBC_01327, the genomic stretch AGCACGGGCAGGCAGCCCATGAGCGGGTTGAAGCCGTGGTCCTTCTGCAGCTTCTGCATCTCGATCGTCATCTGCTGACGATCGTTCTTGTACTTCTTCTGCAGTTCCTTGATCTGCGGCTGCAGCTCCTGCATCTGCTTCGTGGTGCGGACCTGCTTGACGAACGGCTTGAACAGCACCAACCGCAGCGTGAACACGAGGAACACCACCGACAGCGCCCAGGCGAACCCGCTGTCCTTGCCGAGCACGAACCCGAAGGCTTGGTGCCAGAACCACAGAATGGCCGACACCGGGTAGTAGATGAAATCGAGCACGGCGTTATGTACTCCCGTCGTTCGTATCGCCGGTCACCGCGGACGATGACCCTTCATAGGCTGCTGCCGCGTGCCGGTGCCGTGAAGCACGTTCCGGTACGGGGTCCCACCCACCAGGGTGCCAGGGCGCACATTTCGCAAGACGCACGGCTGCCAGTCCGAGTCCGACGAACAGACCGCGGGTGCGCAGTGCGGTGACCGCGTACTCACTACACGTGGGAGTGAAGCGGCATGTGGGCATGCGGGTGGGGGAGATGTAGGTCCGATACAGCTCGATGAGGAATATCAGAGCTTTGGCCGGTAAGCGGGCCGCCGCGCGCAGCGCGTTCATGACTCGCTTGATTCACTGGAAGCCACAGAATCGGCCAGGGTGCCGAGTTTGCGCAGCCCGCCACGAATCTGCCGTTCGAGATCGGCGGAGGAGGCGGCCGCGGCGCCCGGCAGGGCGCGCAGCACGATATCCGTGCCGTCGGGTACTTCCGCCGCGACAGCCGCACAGATATGACGCAGGCGGCGGGCCACCCGGTGGCGAACCACCGCGTTACCCACCGCCTTGCTGACGATCAACCCGAAACGCGGACCGCCCACCCGGATGGATGGTTGCGGCCCGCTGGACTGATCGTCGTGTAGCAGTACGTGCACAACGAGATCCCGCTTCCCGATCCGCCGGCCCTGGCGCACCGTCCGGGAAAAGTCGGTACGCCGGTGCAGCCGATACGGCTCAGGCAGCACCGATGCGTCCGGCGGAGTGCGGGCGGAGAAGAGAACGGAGGTCGTTCATAGAGCCGTGCATGGGACCCCACGGCGAGCCGTGCATCAGCCGCCACGGCGAGCCGTCAACAAGCCGCCGCATCCGGGGTTCCGAATCAGGCAGTCAGCTTGTCGCGGCCCTTGCCACGACGAGCCGACACGATGGCGCGGCCCGCACGGGTCCGCATCCGGAGACGGAAGCCGTGGACGCGCGCCCGACGACGGTTGTTCGGCTGGAACGTCCGCTTGCCCTTGGCCACGGTCAACACTCCTCATAGGTGGGGGCGTCGGTTGACGCCCGAAGTTTTTCGGTGAAACGGTGTTGCAACGCGACGAATCAGATCCATCGGTGCAAATACCCTTGTCGGCACGGGCAGCACACAGCCGCCACCGCACCATAGGGTGACTGTAGAAGGGTACTGATCTGCTGGACGAGGGTCAAACTCGGGGGGAGTGACGGTTGTCCCGCCCCCGTCGGGGGGTTGAACACCGGTGCCGGCGGGGTTGAACGCCGGTGTCCGCGGGGGTGAACACCGGGTTCGTGCCGAGAGGTCCGTTTCGTGTACGGTCCTTGGCAGACGTCACCCGACCTAGCGTGTAGTTGCCAGCTGATTGCTGAAGAACCGCAGGTCTACGTCCGTTTGGGGGGATTCGACGGGATGCGACACGCATCCCCAGGTTGTCCACATCTGTGGATAATTGTGTGGAAACACCCTTGGAGTGGCATATTCGTGTGGCTGACGGTCCTCGTCGACGCCCGGTTACCTGGGGGAATCGAGCAGTCGCCGCCCGTCTGCTCCAATCGACCTTGCTCCGGGGAGGACTACGTTCGTGGACGACGAGCAGAATGTGCTGACAGCTGTCTGGCCCGAGGTGATCGCCGAACTCGCGAGCGGCTCGGCCGACGGTGAGATCCAGCCGGTCAGCAAGGCGCACAAAGCCTGGCTCGGCATCATCGAACCGATCACCTTCGCCCAGGGATTCGCCCTGCTCTCGGTACCCGGGACCATGGCGCAGGAGGTGGTGGAACGCGATCTGCGCGAGCCCATTCTGCGGTCCCTGGGCCGCCGTGGTCTCCAGGTCGAGGGCCTCGGTGTGCGGATCCGGGCACAGCAGAATTCCCCGGTCGACCGGTCGCCGAACGCACCCCGCCATGCCCGCATGACCTCCCGCCCCGAACGCCCCCGCGAGCCGGATCGGGCGCCCATGGGCTACCAGCCGGCACCCCCCGCGCAGCCGCCGGCCGAGCGTCCGCAACAGCACTACCAGGAGCGGCCGGACTATCCACAGCCGCGCTACGCACCCGCACAGGACTACCCCTCGGAGTACACCGAGCGCGATGCTTATCCACCTGTGGAATTCCAGCAGCCGCAGATGGCCGAACAGTTGCCGGCCCCGCAGCCGGAACCACAGCAGCCGCCGCGCCGACGCGAGAACCACCGCCCGCCGGCCATGCCGCCCGGGCAGGAATCGCTGTTCTCACCCGAGCCCACCCCGCAGTTCCAGGAGCCGCAGCCCACTCCGCAGTTCCAGGAGCAGCAGTTCCAGGAACCGCAGCCCGAGCCCATGCCCGCACAGCCCACCCGCCGTCCGGTGGACGAGGACCGGGATCGGGATGACGAGCCGGTGGTGAACGCTCGCAACTCGTGGCCGACGTACTTCAACAAGTCGCCCGAGCGGGAGGCGCCGCAGCCGTCCTCGGCCAACAGCCTGAACGCCAAGTACACCTTCGAGACCTTCGTCATCGGCGCCTCGAACCGGTTCGCGCACGCGGCCGCGGTCGCCATCGCGGAGGCTCCGGCGCGGGCCTACAACCCGCTGTTCGTTTGGGGCGCTTCAGGTTTGGGCAAAACGCACCTGCTGCACGCGGCCGGTCACTACGCCCAGCGACTGTTCCCCGGCATGCGGGTGAAGTACGTGTCCACCGAGGAATTCACCAACGACTTCATCAACTCGCTGCGCGACGACCGGAAGGTGGCGTTCAAGCGCCGCTACCGGGAGACCGACATCCTGCTGGTAGACGACATCCAGTTCATCGAGGGTAAGGAAGGTATCCAGGAGGAGTTCTTCCACACCTTCAACACCCTGCACAACGCCAACAAGCAGATCGTGGTGTCCTCGGACCGGCCGCCCAAGCAGCTGGCCACCCTGGAGGAGCGGCTGCGCACCCGCTTCGAATGGGGCCTCATCACCGATGTGCAGCCGCCGGAGCTGGAGACGCGGATCGCGATCCTGCGTAAGAAGGCCCGGATGGATCGCCTGGATGTGCCGCACGACGTGATGGAACTCATCGCGACCAGGGTGGAGCGCAATATCCGCGAGCTCGAGGGCGCGCTGATCCGGGTGACGGCGTTCGCCTCGCTCAACGGGCAGCCGCTGGATCTGTCGCTGGCCGAGGTGGTGCTGCGCGATCTCATGCCCGACGCCGCGACCATGGAGATCACGGCGTCCACGATCATGGCCGTGACCGCGGAGTACTTCAATACGACCCTGGAGGAACTGACCGGTCCGGGTAAGGCCCGGCCGCTGGCCCAGGCCCGCCAGATCGCCATGTACCTGTGCCGCGAACTGACCGACCTATCCCTGCCCAAGATCGGCCAGGCCTTCGGCCGCGACCATACGACGGTCATGTACGCCGACAAGAAGGTGCGCAAGGAGATGACCGAGCGCCGCCGGGTGTACGACCAGGTTCAGGAACTCACAGCCCGAATTAAACAGCGTTCGCGCTGATCCACAACTAACAGGCCCCCATGTCTTCTGACATGGGGGTCTTGTGTTTTCAGGGTTGTGGATTCCTCGAGTAAACGTTGTGGAATCCTCGAGGAAACTGCCAGTTGTCCACCGGTTCGCTCACAGGGCTCTACTAACAGGGGTGCAC encodes the following:
- the dnaA gene encoding chromosomal replication initiator protein DnaA, which produces MDDEQNVLTAVWPEVIAELASGSADGEIQPVSKAHKAWLGIIEPITFAQGFALLSVPGTMAQEVVERDLREPILRSLGRRGLQVEGLGVRIRAQQNSPVDRSPNAPRHARMTSRPERPREPDRAPMGYQPAPPAQPPAERPQQHYQERPDYPQPRYAPAQDYPSEYTERDAYPPVEFQQPQMAEQLPAPQPEPQQPPRRRENHRPPAMPPGQESLFSPEPTPQFQEPQPTPQFQEQQFQEPQPEPMPAQPTRRPVDEDRDRDDEPVVNARNSWPTYFNKSPEREAPQPSSANSLNAKYTFETFVIGASNRFAHAAAVAIAEAPARAYNPLFVWGASGLGKTHLLHAAGHYAQRLFPGMRVKYVSTEEFTNDFINSLRDDRKVAFKRRYRETDILLVDDIQFIEGKEGIQEEFFHTFNTLHNANKQIVVSSDRPPKQLATLEERLRTRFEWGLITDVQPPELETRIAILRKKARMDRLDVPHDVMELIATRVERNIRELEGALIRVTAFASLNGQPLDLSLAEVVLRDLMPDAATMEITASTIMAVTAEYFNTTLEELTGPGKARPLAQARQIAMYLCRELTDLSLPKIGQAFGRDHTTVMYADKKVRKEMTERRRVYDQVQELTARIKQRSR
- the yidD gene encoding membrane protein insertion efficiency factor YidD, producing MNALRAAARLPAKALIFLIELYRTYISPTRMPTCRFTPTCSEYAVTALRTRGLFVGLGLAAVRLAKCAPWHPGGWDPVPERASRHRHAAAAYEGSSSAVTGDTNDGST
- the rpmH gene encoding 50S ribosomal protein L34, with the translated sequence MAKGKRTFQPNNRRRARVHGFRLRMRTRAGRAIVSARRGKGRDKLTA
- the rnpA gene encoding ribonuclease P protein component, giving the protein MLPEPYRLHRRTDFSRTVRQGRRIGKRDLVVHVLLHDDQSSGPQPSIRVGGPRFGLIVSKAVGNAVVRHRVARRLRHICAAVAAEVPDGTDIVLRALPGAAAASSADLERQIRGGLRKLGTLADSVASSESSES